From a single Spongiibacter taiwanensis genomic region:
- a CDS encoding DUF1365 domain-containing protein produces the protein MTPADGGAIYDGEVMHHRFRPRRHRFVYRVQSFLFDIDQLQQVDQRCRWFSLNRFNLYSLDYRDFGDGSGAPLRDYLEQALRKQGFTQTLHRASLLCYPKVLGYCFNPLSIYYCYGEDDRVFAILYEVSNTFSQRHSYLFPVSDGHSSDRHFRQTCAKNFYVSPFINMDCRYHFRLSPPNETLLVAIRQTENDQALLHALFRGVRRPLSDRELLKGFLRMPLMTVKVMAAIHWEALRLFLKGIKLVPRPTEPSASVSRIDE, from the coding sequence ATGACCCCTGCTGACGGCGGCGCCATTTATGACGGCGAGGTCATGCATCATCGCTTTCGGCCCCGCCGCCACCGCTTTGTCTACCGGGTACAGTCCTTCCTGTTCGACATCGACCAACTGCAGCAAGTAGACCAACGCTGCCGTTGGTTCTCGCTCAACCGCTTCAATCTGTACAGTCTCGATTACCGCGATTTTGGTGACGGCAGCGGCGCCCCCCTGCGCGACTACCTGGAGCAAGCACTGCGCAAACAGGGCTTCACCCAGACCCTTCACCGCGCTAGCCTGCTCTGCTACCCGAAAGTGCTGGGCTACTGCTTTAACCCCCTTAGCATCTACTACTGCTACGGCGAGGATGATCGCGTCTTCGCCATTTTGTACGAAGTCAGCAATACCTTCTCCCAGCGCCACTCCTACCTGTTCCCGGTAAGCGATGGCCACTCATCCGACCGCCACTTTCGCCAAACCTGCGCCAAGAATTTTTACGTGTCGCCCTTTATCAACATGGACTGCCGCTACCATTTTCGGCTGTCTCCGCCCAATGAAACCCTGCTGGTGGCAATTCGCCAGACCGAAAATGACCAGGCGCTGCTTCACGCGCTGTTTCGCGGCGTGCGGCGACCATTGAGCGACCGGGAACTGCTCAAAGGCTTCCTGCGCATGCCGCTGATGACGGTCAAAGTCATGGCAGCCATTCACTGGGAGGCCTTGCGTCTTTTCCTCAAGGGCATCAAATTAGTTCCACGCCCCACTGAACCATCTGCTTCGGTTTCCCGTATTGACGAGTAA
- a CDS encoding MFS transporter, with protein MLPFYIYVPLWLSEHSGYGYLLVGAVFFIARISDVFTDLPVGALIDRRGCGKGWWLASWILLTASAIALFLAPHPWPPWLLLVVLVLLMLGWTGLNVPWLALPVSLAVTASQRLAYNSAREGALLLGTLIALLLPGLLDPDKLRVLLGPVLLVLLVAVLLQGSNPGNRGGKTDFSLWTLVKDRRVTSLALPWFLNMLANAIPGTILVLFMREVLQAESAVPVALLVYFLSGLIGVPLWYALARRYGALLCWRVGLFLSAVLFGFAALLGPDDVYWFIAICVGTGLMLGADQALPSAMQTRLAQELIRDAGNNLGARLFALWSMLSKAAMGLAVGLGYLWLGVQAEPDTVPPAWAISGAYVIAPVVLKIMVAAMLGHRRLVWMEEEAADEMAR; from the coding sequence ATGTTACCATTTTACATATACGTGCCGTTGTGGCTATCAGAGCACAGCGGCTATGGATATTTGTTAGTCGGTGCAGTCTTTTTTATAGCGCGGATCAGTGATGTTTTCACGGATCTGCCCGTCGGTGCGCTGATTGATCGACGCGGGTGTGGCAAGGGCTGGTGGCTGGCCAGCTGGATTTTGCTCACCGCCAGCGCAATAGCGCTGTTTCTTGCTCCCCACCCCTGGCCGCCCTGGCTGCTGCTGGTGGTGCTGGTTCTGCTGATGCTTGGCTGGACGGGGCTTAATGTGCCCTGGCTGGCACTACCGGTCTCGCTGGCGGTTACCGCCTCCCAGCGCCTCGCGTACAACAGTGCCCGCGAAGGTGCGCTATTGCTCGGGACGCTGATAGCGTTGTTGCTGCCCGGGTTGCTTGATCCCGACAAACTGAGGGTGCTGCTGGGTCCGGTGTTGCTGGTGTTGTTGGTTGCCGTGCTTCTGCAGGGTTCAAACCCCGGAAACAGGGGGGGCAAAACGGACTTTTCTTTGTGGACCTTAGTGAAAGACCGCCGGGTAACCTCGCTGGCCCTGCCCTGGTTTCTGAATATGCTGGCCAATGCGATTCCGGGAACCATCCTGGTGTTATTCATGCGCGAGGTCTTGCAGGCGGAATCCGCCGTCCCGGTTGCGCTGTTGGTGTATTTCCTTTCTGGGTTGATCGGCGTGCCGCTGTGGTATGCCCTGGCTCGCCGGTATGGCGCCTTGTTGTGCTGGCGGGTGGGGCTGTTTCTGTCGGCGGTGTTGTTCGGCTTTGCCGCCTTGCTCGGGCCTGATGATGTGTACTGGTTTATCGCCATTTGCGTTGGCACGGGCTTGATGCTGGGTGCGGACCAGGCACTGCCGTCGGCGATGCAAACCCGCCTCGCCCAGGAGCTGATTCGGGATGCCGGCAACAATCTGGGGGCCAGACTGTTTGCTTTGTGGAGCATGCTCAGCAAGGCGGCGATGGGGCTGGCGGTAGGCTTGGGTTACCTGTGGCTGGGGGTGCAGGCGGAACCGGACACGGTGCCTCCGGCCTGGGCGATCAGCGGCGCCTATGTGATTGCGCCCGTGGTGCTGAAGATCATGGTGGCGGCAATGCTGGGGCACCGCCGACTTGTCTGGATGGAAGAGGAGGCAGCAGATGAGATGGCGCGTTAG
- a CDS encoding chalcone isomerase family protein, with translation MRWRVSVATLILLAVPCLVQAEWQTAAAAEYKLLWKRLTYTELQVDAAQSPPASWDILDPHYAKRLVIEYGVGVSAERFRDMTRDSLEEAFSAQMLAPFDEEIDRFCGLFKPVEKGDQYSLDWQMDTGLGLALNGEPLGRVQDPMAAQIILSVWLGKAAISESQRDDMLAQWRQFLRAEK, from the coding sequence ATGAGATGGCGCGTTAGCGTTGCGACACTAATTTTATTGGCGGTGCCCTGCCTGGTGCAGGCAGAGTGGCAAACGGCTGCCGCCGCAGAATACAAACTGCTGTGGAAACGGCTAACTTACACGGAATTGCAGGTGGATGCGGCACAGTCGCCTCCGGCTTCCTGGGATATTCTTGATCCGCATTATGCCAAGCGGCTTGTCATCGAATACGGTGTCGGGGTGTCAGCCGAGCGCTTTCGGGATATGACCCGCGACTCCCTGGAGGAGGCGTTCAGTGCGCAGATGCTGGCACCCTTCGACGAGGAGATCGATCGGTTTTGCGGGTTGTTCAAGCCCGTTGAAAAAGGGGATCAATACAGTCTGGATTGGCAAATGGACACCGGGCTTGGTCTGGCCCTCAATGGCGAGCCGTTGGGCCGGGTTCAAGACCCAATGGCGGCTCAAATTATCCTCAGTGTGTGGCTGGGTAAGGCCGCCATCAGCGAATCCCAGCGGGATGACATGCTCGCACAATGGCGTCAGTTTCTGCGCGCAGAAAAATAA
- a CDS encoding NAD(P)/FAD-dependent oxidoreductase, which produces MTKALDIAVIGSGISGLSSAWLLSGNHKVTLFEKDQRLGGHSNTVEIMTSAGTVAVDTGFIVFNQKCYPNLVALFEHLGVPFQSTAMSFGVSMDNGRLEYSGSDTLASLFAQRKNLFSLRFWRMVLDILRFYRKSNGWLQKLDDDMTLGELLTKEGFSKGFSEDHLLPMGAAIWSTPTSKMLDYPAKTFLRFCENHGLLQLNDRPQWQSVIGGSQEYVKRISGSLNDIRLGCAVESVKRTPDRVTVIDQNGHEHHFDHVVFASHADQTLKMIKDPTLEEQRLLSAFQYETNRAVLHRDERLMPNLGDVWSSWNYLSSQRGDQQKVSVSYWMNALQKLPCQESVLVTLNPLREPRPHLVYREFDYQHPIFDTKALDAQQKLWKLQGQQRSWFCGSYFGYGFHEDGIQSGLAVAEALGGERRPWQVENESGRITLGKPAGVDAAA; this is translated from the coding sequence ATGACTAAAGCGCTTGATATTGCCGTAATCGGCTCGGGGATTTCTGGACTCAGCAGCGCCTGGCTGCTGAGCGGTAACCATAAGGTGACGCTGTTTGAAAAGGACCAGCGCCTCGGAGGCCACAGCAACACCGTCGAAATCATGACCAGCGCCGGCACGGTCGCGGTTGATACTGGATTTATCGTATTCAACCAAAAATGCTACCCCAACCTGGTAGCCTTGTTTGAGCATCTGGGCGTGCCGTTCCAAAGCACCGCCATGTCTTTCGGCGTCTCCATGGACAATGGCCGCCTTGAGTACAGCGGCTCGGATACCCTGGCAAGCCTGTTCGCCCAACGGAAAAACCTGTTCAGCCTGCGGTTCTGGCGGATGGTGCTCGATATTCTGCGCTTCTACCGCAAAAGTAATGGCTGGCTACAAAAGCTTGACGATGACATGACCCTCGGCGAACTGCTGACCAAAGAGGGCTTCAGCAAGGGCTTTTCGGAGGATCACCTGCTGCCTATGGGAGCGGCGATTTGGTCGACACCGACCAGCAAAATGCTCGACTACCCGGCCAAAACCTTCCTCCGTTTCTGTGAAAACCACGGGTTGCTGCAGTTGAATGATCGCCCCCAATGGCAGAGCGTCATTGGCGGCTCCCAGGAATACGTAAAACGCATCAGCGGATCGCTGAACGATATCCGCCTGGGCTGTGCGGTGGAATCGGTCAAGCGCACCCCCGACCGGGTAACCGTGATCGATCAAAACGGCCACGAGCACCACTTCGACCACGTGGTGTTTGCCAGCCATGCTGATCAGACACTCAAGATGATCAAAGACCCGACTCTCGAAGAGCAGCGGCTGCTGAGCGCCTTTCAGTACGAAACCAATCGGGCGGTATTGCACCGGGATGAGCGGCTGATGCCCAACCTGGGTGACGTATGGTCCAGCTGGAATTATCTGTCCTCCCAGCGCGGCGACCAGCAGAAAGTCTCCGTCAGCTATTGGATGAACGCCCTGCAAAAGCTGCCCTGCCAAGAATCGGTGCTGGTGACCCTCAACCCATTGCGGGAGCCCCGTCCCCACCTGGTCTACCGGGAATTCGATTACCAGCACCCGATTTTTGATACCAAAGCCCTGGATGCCCAGCAAAAGCTCTGGAAGCTCCAAGGCCAACAGCGCAGCTGGTTCTGCGGCAGCTACTTTGGCTACGGTTTCCACGAAGATGGCATCCAATCCGGCCTCGCCGTTGCCGAAGCGCTGGGCGGCGAGCGCCGGCCCTGGCAAGTAGAAAATGAGAGTGGGCGAATCACCCTAGGCAAACCAGCAGGGGTGGACGCCGCGGCATGA
- a CDS encoding acyl-CoA dehydrogenase gives MIGLLCLLFLLLVIFYLGLSLRRGSVVFLLAWLLAGTVCKAFVHPLSLLLLLAVLAVLNVPSVRLKVLSAPIKKLLAGMMPTLGSTEKEALDAGTTWWEKDIFSGRPDWDKFDAINLPTLSPEEQSFIDNEVEELCAMVNEWDIHHRHKDLPPEVWQFIKEKGFLGLIIPEEFGGKHFSPYAQSRAVGKIASRSTVAAVTVMVPNSLGPGELLVKYGTPEQQQYWLPRLARGEEIPCFGLTSPEAGSDAGAIPDVGVVCKQMYEGEETLGVRLSFSKRWITLAPVATVVGLAFKLRDPEHLIGDTVERGITCALVPANQPGMEIGRRHNPGSPFMNGPMTGVDVFVPMSMLIGGQERVGQGWRMLVECLGAGRGVSLPALSTAGGEMSYLMVGAFARIRRQFGISVGKFEGVQEATAEIASSGYTLEAYRAFVTRGLQDGAPSVLTAMAKYHATEMMREVVNDSMDVLGGRGIQMGPRNFMALVYQSIPIAITVEGANILTRSMIIFGQGAIRCHPYLAEELVVIQQDGEEALQRFDSLLMGHLGHAIGVISRAIAKGVTAGWLDAPKRETAFAKRWYRYLDRYSAALAASADIALATLGGDLKRKELLSARLGDVHSQLVIACALLKFQESLPDTESNRLHAEYSLRRCFKVLNISLNAFYDNVPVPGLGSVMRRLFFPWGTPVPTLRDSQIRRLGRLIMEPSEVREVLSKAVYLSKDPEDATGRINVTYAELLEVEEDYDKFLRAEAKGKLTGKTVNDRIDNAAEQGIFSAEVAEKVKAYETRRYDCLLTDAFDPTLEKVDIRIARP, from the coding sequence ATGATCGGATTACTTTGCCTCCTGTTTCTTTTGTTGGTGATCTTCTATCTGGGGCTATCGCTGCGCCGGGGCAGCGTGGTGTTTTTGCTGGCCTGGTTGTTGGCCGGCACGGTCTGCAAGGCCTTTGTTCATCCGTTGAGTCTGCTCTTACTGCTGGCTGTGCTGGCGGTCTTGAACGTGCCCAGTGTGCGTCTGAAGGTGCTCTCCGCGCCGATCAAAAAACTGCTCGCCGGGATGATGCCCACCCTGGGAAGCACAGAAAAAGAAGCCCTGGATGCAGGGACTACCTGGTGGGAGAAAGATATTTTTTCCGGTCGCCCCGACTGGGACAAATTCGACGCGATTAATCTTCCCACGCTGAGTCCGGAAGAGCAGTCCTTTATCGATAATGAGGTGGAGGAACTGTGCGCCATGGTGAATGAATGGGATATTCATCATCGCCACAAAGACCTGCCGCCTGAGGTGTGGCAATTTATTAAAGAAAAGGGCTTTCTCGGCCTGATCATTCCTGAAGAGTTTGGCGGTAAGCATTTCAGTCCCTACGCCCAGAGCCGGGCAGTGGGCAAAATCGCCAGTCGCTCGACGGTGGCGGCGGTGACGGTGATGGTGCCCAACTCGCTGGGCCCCGGCGAGTTGCTGGTGAAATATGGCACCCCGGAGCAACAGCAGTACTGGCTGCCCCGTCTCGCTCGCGGCGAGGAGATTCCCTGCTTTGGTCTGACCAGCCCGGAAGCCGGGTCTGATGCCGGCGCGATTCCCGACGTGGGAGTGGTGTGCAAGCAGATGTATGAAGGGGAAGAAACCCTTGGGGTGAGACTGAGCTTCTCCAAGCGCTGGATTACCCTGGCACCGGTGGCCACCGTGGTGGGGCTCGCTTTCAAACTTCGCGACCCCGAGCACTTGATCGGCGATACGGTTGAGCGCGGGATTACCTGTGCGCTGGTGCCCGCAAATCAACCCGGAATGGAGATTGGTCGGCGCCACAACCCGGGCTCGCCCTTTATGAACGGGCCGATGACCGGGGTAGATGTCTTTGTGCCCATGTCGATGTTGATCGGTGGCCAGGAGCGGGTTGGTCAAGGTTGGCGGATGCTGGTGGAATGTTTGGGAGCGGGTCGGGGTGTGTCTCTACCCGCACTGTCGACCGCCGGCGGCGAAATGAGTTATCTGATGGTGGGTGCTTTCGCGCGGATTCGCCGCCAATTTGGTATCTCGGTGGGCAAGTTCGAAGGTGTTCAGGAAGCGACCGCTGAAATTGCGTCCAGTGGTTATACCCTCGAAGCCTATCGCGCCTTTGTCACCCGGGGCCTGCAGGATGGCGCGCCGTCAGTGCTGACCGCCATGGCGAAATACCACGCCACTGAAATGATGCGCGAAGTGGTTAACGACAGCATGGACGTGCTTGGCGGTCGCGGCATACAGATGGGGCCCCGCAACTTTATGGCACTGGTATACCAGTCTATCCCCATTGCGATTACCGTCGAGGGGGCGAATATTCTGACTCGCTCCATGATCATTTTTGGTCAGGGCGCCATTCGCTGTCATCCCTACCTTGCCGAGGAGCTGGTGGTGATCCAGCAGGATGGCGAGGAGGCGCTGCAGCGGTTTGACAGCCTGCTCATGGGCCATCTCGGTCACGCCATTGGGGTAATCAGCCGGGCGATTGCCAAGGGGGTTACGGCGGGTTGGCTCGATGCGCCCAAACGGGAAACCGCTTTTGCCAAACGCTGGTATCGGTATCTCGACCGCTACAGCGCAGCCTTGGCCGCCAGCGCGGATATTGCCTTGGCTACCCTGGGAGGTGATCTGAAGCGCAAGGAGTTGCTGTCAGCCCGTTTGGGTGACGTGCACAGCCAGCTTGTTATTGCCTGTGCGCTGCTGAAATTTCAGGAGAGTCTGCCCGATACCGAGTCCAACCGGCTTCACGCGGAGTATTCTCTGCGACGTTGTTTCAAGGTGCTGAATATTTCTCTCAACGCCTTTTATGACAATGTACCCGTGCCGGGATTGGGCTCGGTAATGCGCCGCCTGTTCTTCCCCTGGGGCACCCCGGTGCCGACCCTGCGAGATAGCCAGATCCGGCGTTTGGGCCGGCTGATTATGGAACCCAGCGAGGTGCGCGAGGTGCTGTCGAAGGCGGTTTACCTGAGCAAAGACCCTGAGGATGCCACCGGCCGAATCAACGTAACCTATGCCGAGCTGCTTGAGGTAGAGGAGGATTACGATAAGTTTCTGCGCGCCGAAGCCAAGGGCAAGCTGACGGGCAAGACCGTGAATGACCGCATCGACAATGCTGCCGAGCAGGGGATCTTCAGCGCAGAGGTGGCCGAGAAAGTAAAAGCCTATGAGACCCGGCGTTACGACTGTCTGCTTACCGATGCGTTTGATCCGACCCTGGAGAAAGTGGACATTCGCATTGCCAGGCCCTAG
- a CDS encoding SAM-dependent methyltransferase, whose amino-acid sequence MKTATAALDLNLGTSWWGKRQQQILTKVLAPLAKAERGILTLTLPNGSQLQLGQHHCDGLSPSIQLHHWRALRRALTGGTVGWAEAYMDGDWDCPCLLTLIEWVVENEPQISGALEGGKLGTLVHKLRHRGNANSKRGSRKNIAYHYDLGNAFYRQWLDESMTYSSGLYLADDDSLSQAQFNKYQRVIQELDVQAGDRILEIGCGWGGFAEQACRQQDIHLHGITLSSEQLQFAQSRIADAGLAERAAFSLTDYRNTEGQYDKVVSIEMLEAVGEEYWPTYFKTLASRLKPGGKALIQVITISPERFDDYRRNPDFIQTYIFPGGMLPTPDICREQASKAGLDVCNELAFGPDYARTLAEWDERFSSTWNRVEPLGFDQRFKRMWHYYLAYCGVGFALGTIDVYQFTLQKPA is encoded by the coding sequence ATGAAAACAGCGACTGCCGCCCTAGACCTTAACCTGGGAACTTCCTGGTGGGGAAAACGCCAACAACAGATTCTGACCAAGGTACTTGCCCCTCTGGCCAAAGCCGAACGCGGCATACTGACCCTGACCCTCCCCAACGGCAGCCAACTTCAACTCGGCCAGCATCACTGCGACGGCCTGTCGCCCAGTATTCAGCTACACCACTGGCGGGCCCTGCGCCGCGCCCTGACGGGCGGCACCGTCGGTTGGGCTGAAGCCTATATGGACGGCGACTGGGACTGCCCCTGTTTGCTCACGCTGATTGAGTGGGTTGTCGAAAACGAACCCCAGATCAGCGGCGCGCTCGAAGGTGGCAAGCTCGGCACCCTCGTGCACAAACTGCGACACCGGGGCAATGCCAACAGTAAGCGCGGCAGTCGCAAGAACATCGCTTACCACTACGATCTTGGCAACGCGTTTTATCGTCAGTGGCTGGACGAAAGCATGACCTATTCGTCCGGGCTCTACCTCGCTGACGATGACTCCCTGTCCCAGGCACAATTCAACAAATATCAGCGGGTGATCCAGGAGCTCGACGTGCAAGCAGGCGATCGCATCCTCGAAATCGGTTGCGGTTGGGGCGGTTTCGCCGAGCAAGCCTGCCGCCAGCAAGATATCCACCTGCACGGTATCACCCTGTCCAGCGAGCAATTACAGTTCGCCCAATCGCGCATCGCCGACGCTGGCCTTGCTGAGCGGGCCGCGTTTTCACTGACGGATTACCGCAACACTGAGGGCCAGTACGACAAGGTCGTCTCCATTGAGATGCTCGAAGCGGTCGGCGAGGAATACTGGCCAACCTACTTCAAAACGCTGGCCAGCCGACTCAAGCCTGGCGGCAAAGCGCTGATCCAGGTCATCACCATCTCCCCCGAGCGCTTCGACGACTACCGGCGCAACCCCGATTTTATTCAGACCTATATCTTCCCCGGCGGCATGCTGCCGACACCCGACATTTGCCGGGAGCAGGCCAGCAAAGCGGGGCTGGACGTCTGCAATGAACTGGCCTTCGGCCCAGACTATGCGCGCACCCTGGCCGAGTGGGACGAACGCTTCTCCAGCACCTGGAACCGGGTGGAGCCCCTGGGCTTTGATCAGCGGTTCAAGCGCATGTGGCACTACTACCTGGCCTACTGCGGCGTGGGCTTTGCGCTTGGCACCATCGACGTTTACCAATTTACCCTGCAAAAGCCGGCGTAA
- a CDS encoding DUF2256 domain-containing protein, whose product MAHKKLNLPEKTCPVCQRPFAWRKKWARNWDTVVYCSKRCGGLGRGRKTSVAET is encoded by the coding sequence ATGGCCCACAAAAAACTCAACCTGCCAGAAAAGACCTGCCCGGTTTGCCAGCGCCCCTTCGCCTGGCGCAAAAAGTGGGCGCGTAATTGGGACACTGTGGTGTATTGCTCAAAGCGCTGCGGTGGCTTGGGCAGGGGCAGGAAAACGTCGGTCGCGGAGACCTAG
- a CDS encoding ketoacyl-ACP synthase III produces the protein MKYANITGWGKCVPPAVLTNDDLATFLDTSDEWIYSRSGIKERRISHVTTGGLSTLAAKRALAAAGLDATEIDLLILGTACPDTLIPNAASFVQKEIGADNAAVFDLNAACTGFVYGLSVATAMIRSGVIKRALVIGADRIPYFLDYSQREVAVLFGDGAGAVVLEATDQECGLVAEKLGCDGAARDVLAARDSGTIRERFAGIDGYFDVNFEGQEIFKRAVKGMGGAVSSVLEQRQLEPEHIDVLVPHQANIRIIETLMKRLRMPAEKVMINIEKYGNTSAGTVPIALCEALEQGMIKPGDTILTAAFGAGLTWGAGIIKWGDRVTPLQVCDEELPENDKSALELLAPWIKGCKAAAAARAASQADE, from the coding sequence ATGAAATACGCAAATATCACCGGCTGGGGCAAGTGTGTGCCCCCGGCTGTGCTCACCAATGACGATCTGGCGACGTTTCTGGATACCTCCGACGAGTGGATCTATAGCCGCAGCGGAATCAAAGAGCGCCGGATTTCCCATGTCACCACCGGCGGGTTGTCCACACTGGCGGCCAAACGGGCGCTGGCGGCGGCGGGTCTGGATGCCACCGAGATTGATTTGCTGATTTTGGGGACGGCGTGCCCTGACACACTGATTCCCAATGCGGCCTCCTTTGTGCAAAAGGAGATCGGCGCTGATAATGCCGCTGTATTTGATCTCAACGCGGCCTGCACGGGCTTTGTTTATGGCTTAAGCGTGGCCACTGCAATGATCAGGAGTGGGGTCATCAAGCGGGCGCTGGTCATCGGTGCGGATCGCATCCCCTATTTTCTCGATTACAGCCAGCGCGAGGTCGCAGTGCTATTTGGCGACGGCGCCGGCGCGGTGGTGCTGGAAGCCACTGACCAGGAGTGCGGTCTGGTTGCCGAAAAACTCGGTTGTGATGGCGCGGCGCGGGATGTACTCGCTGCCAGAGACAGCGGCACCATCCGCGAGCGCTTCGCCGGCATCGACGGCTATTTTGATGTGAATTTCGAGGGCCAGGAAATCTTCAAACGCGCCGTCAAAGGCATGGGTGGGGCGGTGTCCAGTGTACTTGAGCAGCGCCAGCTGGAGCCGGAGCACATTGATGTGCTGGTGCCCCACCAGGCCAATATTCGCATTATTGAAACGCTGATGAAGCGTCTGCGCATGCCGGCAGAGAAAGTGATGATCAATATTGAAAAGTATGGCAACACGTCGGCGGGTACCGTGCCCATTGCCCTGTGTGAGGCGCTGGAGCAGGGCATGATCAAGCCCGGCGATACGATACTGACGGCCGCCTTTGGCGCCGGATTGACCTGGGGCGCCGGGATCATCAAGTGGGGTGATCGGGTGACGCCCCTGCAGGTTTGCGACGAAGAGCTGCCCGAAAACGACAAATCCGCGTTGGAATTGCTGGCGCCCTGGATTAAGGGCTGTAAAGCGGCGGCGGCAGCTCGCGCTGCCTCTCAAGCAGACGAGTAA
- a CDS encoding FAD-dependent oxidoreductase, producing the protein MANIGIIGAGISGLSVAARLTGLGHHCTVFEKSRGLGGRLARRKLPWGQLDIGAPFLTPTLEETHDRLAHFCRAGILSRGRLQRARLVSGTLYEAPAIKAYWANHSNNEICHALAETVKVIRQRRIAAIAASANGIIHLSDDQGGSCGDFDAVILSAPAPQTLALLPETSTLRGQDFPEMQPGWTVTLQFEEALGLFNHQQVIDFTADEPLVRGVDLATLRQGEPLHCYQFQLSAPFSQLCRNGNEAQTVEAVMAALARHSALPPLANATVQPWNLCRLEKPGPALNILDSAHNLVLCGDWTAGDSGIDAALTSAERAVDAVTRLLERQRELPPPLYSP; encoded by the coding sequence ATGGCCAATATCGGCATCATTGGCGCAGGTATCAGCGGGCTGTCCGTGGCCGCCCGCCTCACAGGGCTCGGTCACCACTGCACTGTATTCGAGAAATCCCGCGGCCTCGGCGGGCGTCTCGCTCGTCGAAAGCTGCCCTGGGGCCAACTGGACATCGGCGCGCCCTTTTTGACGCCGACACTGGAGGAAACCCATGACCGCTTGGCGCACTTCTGCCGTGCTGGCATTTTGAGTCGGGGAAGGCTGCAACGCGCTCGCCTTGTGTCGGGAACACTGTATGAGGCGCCGGCCATCAAGGCTTACTGGGCCAACCACAGTAACAATGAAATCTGCCACGCCCTGGCGGAGACGGTGAAGGTAATTCGTCAGCGCCGCATTGCTGCCATCGCAGCAAGCGCCAACGGCATCATCCACCTCAGCGATGACCAGGGAGGCAGCTGCGGCGACTTTGATGCGGTGATTCTGTCGGCCCCCGCCCCGCAGACCTTGGCCCTGCTTCCGGAAACAAGCACCCTTCGCGGGCAGGATTTTCCCGAGATGCAACCGGGCTGGACGGTGACCCTGCAGTTCGAAGAAGCACTAGGATTGTTTAACCATCAGCAGGTGATCGATTTCACGGCTGATGAACCTTTGGTGAGAGGCGTCGACCTGGCTACCTTGCGCCAGGGGGAGCCACTGCATTGCTACCAGTTCCAGCTGTCGGCGCCGTTTTCTCAACTTTGCCGGAATGGCAATGAAGCGCAAACCGTTGAGGCTGTGATGGCCGCACTGGCCCGCCATTCGGCGCTGCCACCGCTGGCCAACGCCACCGTGCAACCCTGGAATTTGTGCCGGCTCGAGAAGCCCGGGCCCGCCCTCAACATTCTCGACTCGGCGCACAACCTGGTTTTATGTGGCGACTGGACCGCTGGCGACAGTGGCATTGACGCCGCCCTGACCAGCGCCGAACGCGCCGTCGATGCGGTTACTCGTCTGCTTGAGAGGCAGCGCGAGCTGCCGCCGCCGCTTTACAGCCCTTAA